Proteins from one Rhizobium sp. BT04 genomic window:
- a CDS encoding proline iminopeptidase-family hydrolase has translation MWREMQPDERFEIDVDGYRVVAYSFGAGSETVFCLNGGPGLPCDYLREAHSCLVDKGYRVIAFDQLGTGASDRPDDLSLWTIGRYVEETETVRKALGLGKVHVLGHSWGGWLAIEYALTYAQNLKTLILEDTVADMPHLISELERLRAALGPETVSMMQKHEAQGTYDHPEYLAAVTILNYRHVCRLPEWPAPVRRSLDDWNMAPYATMQGPNEFLYIGNLKDWNRIPDLPRLTLPVLITTGEHDELTPACALRMKLALPNAELKVFANASHMPFYENPQDYYPALLDFLDRHKAA, from the coding sequence ATGTGGCGTGAAATGCAGCCAGACGAGCGATTCGAGATCGATGTCGATGGCTATCGCGTGGTTGCCTACAGCTTCGGAGCCGGCAGCGAGACGGTTTTCTGCCTGAACGGCGGACCGGGCCTGCCTTGCGATTACCTGCGCGAGGCGCATTCCTGTCTCGTCGACAAGGGATATCGCGTCATCGCTTTCGACCAGCTCGGAACCGGCGCCTCCGACCGGCCGGACGACCTCTCGCTCTGGACGATCGGCCGTTATGTCGAGGAGACGGAAACGGTGCGCAAGGCGCTGGGTCTCGGCAAAGTCCACGTGCTCGGCCATTCCTGGGGCGGGTGGCTGGCGATCGAATATGCGCTGACCTATGCTCAGAACCTGAAAACACTGATTCTCGAGGATACCGTCGCCGACATGCCGCATCTGATTTCGGAGCTGGAACGGCTGCGCGCAGCGCTCGGTCCCGAAACCGTGTCGATGATGCAGAAGCACGAGGCGCAAGGCACCTACGATCACCCGGAATATCTCGCCGCCGTCACCATCCTCAACTACCGCCATGTCTGTCGTCTGCCGGAATGGCCGGCGCCGGTGCGCCGCTCGCTCGACGACTGGAACATGGCGCCTTACGCGACGATGCAGGGCCCGAACGAGTTTCTTTACATCGGCAACCTGAAGGACTGGAACCGCATCCCGGATCTGCCGCGGCTGACGCTGCCCGTGCTGATTACCACGGGAGAGCATGACGAGCTGACGCCGGCCTGTGCGCTGAGGATGAAGCTTGCGCTGCCGAATGCCGAGCTCAAGGTATTTGCCAATGCCAGCCATATGCCGTTCTATGAGAACCCGCAGGACTATTATCCGGCGCTTCTCGATTTTCTCGACCGGCACAAGGCAGCCTGA
- a CDS encoding ABC transporter permease, giving the protein MHRYKFVLTRPLQFLPVIFGISVITFILVRLIPGDPARNILGTRATPAALASIRAQYGLDQPMWLQYVYFLKNLANGEMGKSILYKIDVLKLIVTRIEPTLTLVISSVMLSVLIAVPMAAIAARNAGRAPDHAVRIVSTFGIGFPPFWLGLMLIILFSVDLGVLPVSGYGATIGDKLSHLVLPSLTVALSLSTVLTRSLRAAMIEQLKSDVATAARARGMPESIVFWRHVLPNSLVPTINLLAVNIGWLIGGTVVVESVFALPGMGQLLVRAIFSRDYMVVQGVAMVFACATVLINFIADIVTVAVDPRVKL; this is encoded by the coding sequence ATGCATCGCTATAAATTCGTTCTGACGCGACCGCTGCAGTTCCTGCCCGTCATCTTCGGTATCAGCGTCATCACTTTCATTCTGGTCCGGCTGATCCCCGGCGATCCGGCGCGCAACATCCTCGGGACGCGGGCGACGCCGGCAGCCCTTGCCAGCATCCGCGCCCAGTACGGCCTCGATCAGCCGATGTGGCTGCAATATGTCTATTTCCTCAAGAACCTCGCCAATGGCGAGATGGGCAAGTCGATCCTCTACAAGATCGACGTGCTGAAGCTGATCGTCACCCGTATCGAGCCGACGCTTACGCTGGTCATCTCCAGCGTCATGCTGTCGGTGCTGATCGCAGTGCCGATGGCGGCGATCGCCGCACGCAATGCCGGCCGGGCGCCGGACCATGCGGTGCGCATCGTCTCGACCTTCGGCATCGGCTTTCCGCCCTTCTGGCTGGGGCTGATGCTGATCATCCTGTTCAGCGTCGATCTCGGCGTGCTGCCGGTTTCGGGCTACGGCGCGACGATCGGCGATAAGCTGTCGCATCTGGTGCTGCCGAGCCTGACGGTCGCGCTGTCGCTCTCGACCGTGCTGACGCGCAGCCTGCGGGCGGCGATGATCGAGCAGCTGAAATCGGATGTCGCGACGGCGGCTCGCGCCCGCGGCATGCCGGAAAGTATCGTCTTTTGGCGGCATGTGTTGCCGAATTCGCTGGTGCCGACCATCAACCTGCTCGCCGTCAACATCGGCTGGCTGATCGGCGGCACGGTGGTGGTCGAGAGCGTCTTTGCGCTGCCCGGCATGGGACAATTGCTCGTCAGGGCGATCTTTTCGCGCGATTACATGGTGGTGCAGGGTGTCGCCATGGTCTTTGCCTGCGCCACCGTGCTCATCAACTTCATCGCCGACATCGTCACCGTCGCCGTCGATCCGAGGGTGAAGCTGTGA
- a CDS encoding ABC transporter permease — protein MSVEIAPASLGWRRFFGRRLMLAVGAGLLLFFVLLAIGAPMIAPYDPIMQNAEVRLQAPSLLHPFGTDNFGRDILSRVIWGARLDLQMALIGVIFPFLIGTIVGTIAGFFGGIVDALFMRLVDIILAFPFLVLMLSIIAILGPGLGSFYIAMALVGWVSYARLIRAQMLVLKSSDYAVAAVSLGFSRRRIMFRHLLPNAIAGSIVFSMSDATLVLLSGAAVSYLGLGVQPPIAEWGVMVAEGQSFITTAWWITLFPGLSIVCLAFGFSMLGDALGELLGVHE, from the coding sequence GTGAGCGTCGAGATTGCCCCCGCATCTCTCGGCTGGCGCCGGTTCTTCGGCCGGCGGCTGATGCTTGCCGTCGGTGCCGGCTTGCTGCTGTTCTTCGTCCTGCTGGCGATCGGCGCGCCCATGATCGCGCCCTACGATCCGATCATGCAGAATGCCGAGGTGCGGCTGCAGGCGCCTTCGCTATTGCATCCCTTCGGCACCGACAATTTCGGCCGCGATATCCTCTCCCGCGTCATCTGGGGGGCACGCCTCGACCTACAGATGGCCCTGATCGGCGTCATCTTTCCCTTCCTGATCGGCACGATCGTGGGCACGATCGCCGGCTTCTTCGGCGGGATCGTCGATGCGTTGTTCATGCGCCTCGTCGATATCATCCTCGCCTTCCCCTTCCTGGTGCTGATGCTGTCGATCATCGCGATCCTCGGCCCGGGCCTCGGCAGCTTCTATATCGCCATGGCGCTGGTCGGCTGGGTTTCCTATGCGCGGCTGATCCGGGCGCAGATGCTGGTGCTGAAAAGCAGCGACTATGCCGTTGCCGCCGTCAGCCTCGGCTTCAGCCGCCGACGCATCATGTTTCGCCACCTGCTGCCGAACGCAATCGCCGGTTCGATCGTCTTTTCGATGTCTGATGCGACGCTGGTGCTGCTCAGCGGCGCTGCCGTCAGCTATCTCGGTCTCGGCGTCCAGCCGCCGATCGCCGAATGGGGCGTCATGGTCGCGGAAGGACAGAGCTTCATCACCACGGCCTGGTGGATCACGCTGTTTCCCGGCCTTTCCATCGTCTGCCTCGCCTTCGGCTTCAGCATGCTGGGCGATGCGCTCGGCGAATTGCTCGGGGTGCACGAATGA
- a CDS encoding ABC transporter ATP-binding protein, whose protein sequence is MSGSVLSVRDLTVRAHVDSGPRTLLDAVSLDLGKGEILGLVGESGSGKSLFCRSLVRLLPSSLLKIESGSVLLEGRDLMRIDDGEMLKVRGGEIGMIFQNPTSHLDPVMRIGDQIAEGIRYHQGRGAREARAAATDILAQVGFPDPARQYDSYPHEFSGGMRQRAMIGVALSCNPKILIADEPTTALDVTIQAQILRLLIDIRDRRGLSIILITHDLGIVAQTCDRIAVLRGGKLIEEGPKRTILARPQHPYTINLIDSHPSLPGETSVPLPAIAEAGQPARPLLEIDDLHVRFRAGGALLKGGAKTVSAVAGVSLQIMPGETVGIVGESGSGKSTLARAVLGLTPLSSGHVTFDGVDLALQRSAGLAKLRRETAMVFQDPYNALNPRLTIGQMLAEVLKVQGKVAKADIPARIGELLDLVGLEREFVGRKPRSMSGGQCQRAGIARALAVDPKMIIADECVAALDVTIQAQIIELFRELTAKMNLTLIFIAHDLAIVRNLCERVVVMYRGEIVEEGRSEEVFARPKHPYTAALIAAIPDIDPDKPLQGAGGKDDPQSIPIQSIKRMP, encoded by the coding sequence ATGAGCGGCTCCGTGCTCTCCGTCCGTGATCTCACAGTCAGGGCGCATGTCGATTCCGGCCCGCGCACGCTGCTCGACGCGGTGTCGCTCGATCTCGGCAAGGGCGAGATCCTCGGTCTCGTCGGCGAGAGCGGCTCGGGCAAGAGCCTGTTCTGCCGCTCGCTGGTGCGCCTGCTGCCCTCCTCGCTGCTGAAGATCGAAAGCGGGAGCGTGCTGCTCGAAGGGCGCGATCTCATGCGGATCGACGACGGCGAGATGCTGAAAGTGCGCGGCGGCGAGATCGGCATGATCTTCCAGAACCCGACCAGCCATCTCGACCCGGTGATGCGGATCGGCGACCAGATCGCCGAGGGCATTCGCTATCATCAGGGCCGCGGCGCCCGCGAGGCTCGCGCCGCGGCGACGGACATCCTGGCCCAGGTCGGCTTTCCCGATCCCGCCCGCCAGTACGACAGCTATCCGCACGAATTTTCCGGCGGCATGCGGCAGCGGGCGATGATCGGCGTGGCGCTGTCCTGCAATCCGAAGATCCTAATCGCCGACGAGCCGACCACGGCGCTCGACGTGACCATCCAGGCTCAGATCCTGCGGCTGTTGATCGACATTCGCGACCGGCGCGGCCTGTCGATCATTCTGATCACCCACGATCTCGGCATCGTCGCCCAGACCTGCGACCGCATCGCCGTGCTGCGCGGCGGCAAGCTGATCGAAGAGGGGCCGAAGCGGACGATCCTGGCGCGGCCGCAGCATCCCTATACGATCAATCTGATCGACAGCCACCCTTCCCTGCCGGGCGAGACATCAGTGCCGCTGCCCGCAATTGCCGAGGCCGGGCAGCCGGCGAGACCATTGCTCGAAATCGACGATCTCCACGTGCGCTTCAGGGCCGGCGGCGCCCTGCTCAAGGGCGGTGCCAAGACGGTCAGCGCCGTTGCCGGCGTCAGCCTGCAGATCATGCCGGGCGAGACGGTCGGCATCGTCGGCGAATCCGGCAGCGGCAAGAGCACGCTTGCCCGCGCCGTGCTCGGTCTCACGCCGCTTTCCTCAGGTCACGTCACCTTCGACGGTGTCGATTTGGCGCTGCAGAGAAGCGCCGGCCTGGCAAAGCTCAGGCGCGAGACGGCAATGGTGTTCCAGGACCCCTACAATGCGCTCAATCCGCGGCTGACGATCGGGCAGATGCTGGCCGAGGTGCTGAAGGTGCAGGGCAAGGTCGCCAAGGCCGATATTCCGGCCCGGATCGGCGAACTACTCGACCTCGTCGGCCTCGAACGCGAATTCGTTGGCCGCAAACCGCGCAGCATGAGCGGCGGCCAGTGCCAGCGCGCCGGCATCGCCCGTGCGCTCGCCGTCGATCCGAAGATGATCATCGCCGACGAATGCGTGGCCGCCCTCGACGTCACCATCCAGGCGCAGATCATCGAGCTCTTCCGCGAGCTCACGGCGAAGATGAACCTCACGCTGATCTTCATCGCCCATGACCTCGCAATCGTGCGCAATCTCTGCGAACGCGTGGTCGTGATGTATCGCGGCGAGATCGTCGAGGAAGGTCGCTCGGAGGAGGTCTTTGCGCGGCCGAAGCATCCTTATACGGCGGCGCTGATCGCCGCCATTCCCGACATCGATCCTGATAAGCCGCTGCAAGGCGCGGGTGGCAAGGACGATCCGCAATCGATACCGATCCAGTCCATCAAACGCATGCCATAA
- a CDS encoding ABC transporter substrate-binding protein — MTNRWKSIGLAALLAGLTLSASYAEAAGVLTIGRREDSTTFDPIKTAQNIDNWVFSNVYDVLIRVDKTGTKLEPGLAESWTTSDDGLTYTLKIRDTKFSDGSPLTAEDAAYSLLRIRDDPASLWSDSYKVIDTAVATDAHTLTIKLKNQSAPFLSTLALPNASVISKKGMETLGADAYGEKPIASGAFVIDEWRRGDRVILKKNPNFWQADRVKLDGVEWISVPDDNTRMLNVQAGELDAALFVPFSRVEELKKDPNLNVDIDASTREDHLLINHAHGALGKKEVRQALDLAIDKTAIVDTVTFGQGTVANSYIPKGALYYYADNLQRPYDPAKAKELLAAAGASDLTLNYLVRAGDEVDEQTAVLVQQQLQKAGITANLQKVDPSQEWDMIVAGDYDVSVNYWTNDILDPDQKTTFVLGHDSNNNYSTNYKSEAVKELVAKARLELDPKKREQMYVDLQKMAKDDVNWIDLYYSPYINVSRKNIENFYQNPLGRFFLEDTVKN, encoded by the coding sequence ATGACAAACAGGTGGAAATCAATCGGGCTCGCAGCCCTGCTCGCCGGCCTGACGCTCAGCGCAAGCTATGCCGAGGCCGCCGGTGTGCTCACCATCGGCCGCCGTGAGGATTCGACGACATTCGATCCGATCAAGACGGCGCAGAACATCGACAACTGGGTATTCTCCAACGTCTACGACGTGCTGATCCGCGTCGACAAGACAGGCACGAAACTGGAGCCGGGCCTTGCCGAAAGCTGGACCACTTCGGATGACGGACTGACCTACACCTTGAAGATCCGTGACACGAAATTCTCCGACGGTTCGCCGCTGACGGCGGAGGATGCCGCCTACAGCCTGTTGCGCATCCGGGACGACCCTGCCTCGCTCTGGAGCGATTCCTACAAGGTGATCGACACGGCGGTGGCGACCGACGCGCACACGCTGACGATCAAGCTCAAGAACCAGTCGGCGCCGTTCCTTTCGACGCTGGCGCTGCCCAATGCCTCGGTTATCTCCAAGAAGGGCATGGAAACGCTGGGCGCCGATGCCTATGGGGAGAAGCCGATCGCATCCGGCGCCTTCGTGATCGACGAATGGCGGCGCGGCGACCGCGTTATTCTCAAGAAGAACCCGAACTTCTGGCAGGCCGACCGCGTCAAGCTCGATGGGGTCGAGTGGATCTCGGTGCCCGACGACAACACCCGCATGCTGAACGTCCAGGCGGGCGAGCTGGATGCGGCGCTCTTCGTGCCCTTCTCCCGCGTCGAGGAGCTGAAGAAGGATCCGAACCTCAATGTCGATATCGATGCCTCGACCCGCGAGGATCATCTGCTGATCAACCACGCGCATGGCGCGCTCGGCAAGAAGGAAGTCCGCCAGGCGCTGGACCTTGCGATCGACAAGACGGCGATCGTCGATACCGTCACCTTCGGCCAGGGCACGGTCGCCAATTCCTACATTCCGAAGGGCGCGCTCTATTATTATGCCGACAATCTGCAGCGGCCTTATGATCCAGCGAAGGCGAAAGAGTTGCTGGCGGCTGCCGGCGCTTCCGACCTGACGCTGAACTATCTGGTGCGCGCCGGCGACGAAGTCGACGAACAGACGGCCGTGCTGGTTCAGCAGCAGCTGCAGAAGGCCGGCATCACCGCCAATCTGCAGAAGGTCGATCCGAGCCAGGAATGGGACATGATCGTTGCCGGCGACTACGACGTCTCGGTCAACTACTGGACCAACGACATTCTCGATCCGGACCAGAAGACCACCTTCGTCCTCGGCCACGATTCCAACAACAACTACTCGACCAATTACAAGAGCGAGGCAGTGAAGGAACTGGTCGCCAAGGCGCGTCTCGAGCTCGACCCGAAGAAGCGCGAACAGATGTATGTCGATCTGCAGAAGATGGCCAAGGACGACGTCAACTGGATCGACCTCTATTACAGCCCCTATATCAACGTCTCACGCAAGAATATCGAGAACTTCTACCAGAACCCGCTCGGCCGCTTCTTCCTGGAAGATACGGTCAAGAACTGA
- the yghU gene encoding glutathione-dependent disulfide-bond oxidoreductase — MSGSPDYTPPKVWTWNKANGGQFASINRPIAGPTHDKELPIGRHPLQLYSLGTPNGQKVTIMLEELLALGHSGAEYDAWLIRIGDGDQFGSGFVAVNPNSKIPALMDRSGPKPIRVFESGAILTYLAEKFGAFLPTEPADRAECLSWLFWQMGSAPYLGGGFGHFYAYAPVKIEYAIDRFAMEVKRQLDVLDRRLAESEYLAGSDYTIADIAVWPWYGGLVKGWTYGAAEFLQVVDYKNVLRWADAIHNRPAVQRGRMVNRLSGEPSSQLHERHDASDFDTRTQDKLAAAAE; from the coding sequence ATGAGCGGTTCTCCCGATTATACACCCCCGAAGGTCTGGACCTGGAACAAGGCGAATGGCGGCCAGTTCGCCAGCATCAACCGCCCGATCGCGGGACCGACGCATGACAAGGAGCTTCCGATCGGCCGCCATCCGCTGCAGCTCTATTCGCTCGGCACCCCGAACGGCCAGAAGGTCACGATCATGCTCGAGGAGCTGCTGGCGCTCGGCCATAGCGGTGCCGAATACGACGCCTGGCTGATCAGGATCGGCGATGGCGACCAGTTCGGCAGCGGCTTCGTCGCGGTCAATCCCAACTCCAAGATCCCGGCGCTGATGGACCGCAGCGGTCCGAAGCCGATCCGCGTTTTCGAATCCGGCGCCATCCTGACCTATCTCGCCGAGAAGTTCGGCGCCTTCCTGCCGACTGAGCCGGCCGACCGCGCCGAATGCCTGTCCTGGCTGTTCTGGCAGATGGGAAGCGCCCCCTATCTCGGCGGCGGCTTCGGCCATTTCTACGCCTATGCGCCCGTCAAGATCGAATATGCGATCGACCGCTTCGCCATGGAGGTGAAGCGTCAGCTCGACGTGCTCGATCGTCGCCTTGCCGAAAGCGAGTATCTGGCAGGCAGCGACTATACGATCGCCGATATTGCCGTCTGGCCCTGGTATGGCGGATTGGTGAAGGGCTGGACCTACGGCGCGGCCGAGTTTCTGCAGGTCGTGGACTATAAGAACGTGCTGCGCTGGGCCGACGCCATTCACAACAGGCCGGCCGTGCAACGCGGCCGGATGGTCAACCGCCTCTCCGGCGAGCCCTCGAGCCAGTTGCACGAGCGCCACGACGCCAGCGACTTCGACACCAGGACGCAGGACAAGCTCGCGGCCGCCGCCGAGTAA
- a CDS encoding cupin domain-containing protein produces MTDTDIIFRKAGGEFMPTSWGELNWKITGDGTPGAEMTFGTCRINPGERNQLHSHPDCEEILYVVSGHCEHKLGDALYRLEAGDAIRIPRNIRHWARALGTEPLFALIMFSSGTRTAVNHEGEGAA; encoded by the coding sequence TTGACCGATACCGATATCATTTTCAGGAAAGCCGGCGGCGAATTCATGCCGACCTCCTGGGGCGAACTCAACTGGAAGATCACCGGCGACGGCACGCCCGGCGCCGAGATGACCTTCGGCACCTGCCGTATCAATCCCGGCGAGCGCAACCAGCTGCATTCGCATCCGGATTGCGAGGAAATCCTCTACGTCGTTTCCGGCCATTGCGAGCACAAGCTCGGCGACGCGCTTTACCGGCTCGAAGCTGGCGACGCGATCCGAATACCCCGCAATATCAGGCACTGGGCGCGTGCGCTCGGCACCGAACCGCTCTTCGCCCTGATCATGTTCTCCTCCGGCACCAGGACGGCGGTCAATCATGAGGGCGAGGGCGCGGCCTGA
- a CDS encoding Gfo/Idh/MocA family protein, with product MSHHVQREIRYNFEFDHRIKACFIGAGGHAYRNVYPALRYAPVELAGICDLDLGRAEKFAKLFGAGKAYNDHHEMLAREKPDLVFLVTAYHPDGRVQATDLALDALAAGAHVWMEKPTAASLADIERLQAASAAAGRMVMTGLKKTFFPTIEKLKDLIGSPGFGRLTSINVRYPQSLPSPEDRANLVKMQSFLDHIYHPGAILNFLGGEIERAGYEWEALTGATITSLRFRSGAIGTLHLAAGQSGGSIFERVEIIGEGANAIVENGSRLTYFRKADLPSYGRAASFIQPDENAALFYEPEHSLGQLYNNNLFYLGYVPEILHLTDAILSGTPISRGTLEIALEIMKLFEFYRRADAGVTTNL from the coding sequence ATGTCGCATCATGTCCAGCGGGAAATCCGCTACAATTTCGAATTCGACCACCGCATAAAGGCCTGCTTCATCGGCGCCGGCGGCCATGCCTATCGCAATGTCTATCCGGCGCTGCGTTACGCGCCGGTCGAGCTTGCCGGCATCTGCGATCTCGATCTCGGCCGCGCCGAGAAATTCGCCAAACTTTTCGGCGCCGGAAAAGCCTATAACGATCACCACGAAATGCTCGCGCGGGAAAAGCCGGACCTGGTCTTTCTCGTCACCGCCTATCATCCTGACGGCCGGGTGCAGGCAACCGATCTGGCGCTCGACGCGCTGGCGGCGGGCGCTCACGTCTGGATGGAGAAGCCGACGGCGGCAAGCCTTGCGGACATCGAAAGGCTGCAGGCGGCCAGTGCGGCGGCCGGCCGCATGGTGATGACCGGCCTCAAGAAGACCTTCTTCCCCACAATCGAGAAGCTCAAGGATCTGATCGGCTCGCCCGGTTTCGGCCGGCTGACCTCGATCAATGTCCGCTATCCCCAGAGCCTGCCGAGCCCCGAAGACCGCGCCAATCTCGTCAAGATGCAGAGCTTCCTCGACCATATCTATCATCCGGGCGCGATCCTCAACTTCCTCGGGGGCGAGATCGAACGCGCTGGTTATGAGTGGGAAGCGTTGACGGGCGCGACCATTACCAGCCTGCGCTTCCGCTCCGGGGCGATCGGCACGCTGCACCTTGCTGCCGGCCAGTCCGGCGGCAGCATCTTCGAGCGGGTCGAGATTATCGGCGAAGGCGCCAATGCCATCGTCGAAAACGGCAGCCGGCTGACTTACTTCCGCAAGGCCGACCTGCCGTCCTATGGCCGCGCCGCAAGCTTCATCCAGCCGGACGAGAATGCGGCGCTGTTCTACGAGCCGGAGCATTCGCTCGGCCAGCTCTACAACAACAACCTGTTTTATCTCGGTTATGTGCCCGAAATCCTGCATCTGACGGATGCGATCCTCTCCGGCACGCCGATATCAAGGGGCACGCTCGAAATCGCCCTCGAGATCATGAAGCTCTTCGAATTTTACAGACGCGCGGATGCCGGCGTCACCACCAATCTCTGA
- a CDS encoding carbohydrate ABC transporter permease — MSVRSREWPMALALTPALILILAPFVWLVVSSFKTEAEIGQADPFTWPADLMWRNYLDAWQIGGFGELVGNSLINLIGVVVLSLITCAPAGYALAKIRFPGREWLFYAFILGLTVPVQAIVIPLYQVLFGLNLVNTLAGIVLVQVSNGIPFGIFLMRSFFIGVPDDLIEAAKIDGASHFQILTKVFLPISTPAVQALVIISALSTWNDFFLPLIVLISPEVQTLPLGLVRFASTYASDYRLVFSGTVISFLPIILLFILMQRRFTEGLTQGAIKG; from the coding sequence ATGAGCGTCCGTAGTCGCGAATGGCCGATGGCACTGGCCCTGACCCCGGCGCTGATCCTGATCCTCGCCCCCTTCGTCTGGCTGGTGGTCTCGAGTTTCAAGACCGAGGCCGAGATTGGCCAGGCCGATCCCTTTACCTGGCCTGCCGACCTGATGTGGCGGAACTATCTGGATGCATGGCAGATCGGCGGGTTCGGCGAACTCGTCGGCAACAGCCTCATCAATCTCATCGGCGTCGTCGTCCTGTCGCTGATCACCTGTGCACCTGCCGGCTATGCCCTTGCCAAGATCCGTTTTCCCGGCCGGGAATGGCTGTTCTACGCCTTCATCCTCGGCCTCACCGTGCCGGTCCAGGCAATCGTCATCCCGCTCTACCAGGTGCTTTTCGGCCTGAACCTCGTCAACACGCTTGCTGGCATCGTCCTGGTGCAGGTGAGCAACGGCATTCCCTTCGGCATATTCCTGATGCGGAGCTTCTTCATCGGCGTGCCTGATGATCTGATCGAGGCCGCCAAGATCGACGGTGCCTCGCATTTCCAGATCCTCACCAAGGTCTTCTTGCCGATCTCCACGCCGGCGGTGCAGGCGCTCGTCATCATCAGCGCGCTCTCCACCTGGAATGATTTCTTCCTGCCGCTGATCGTGCTGATCAGTCCCGAGGTACAGACGCTGCCGCTCGGGCTCGTCCGTTTCGCCAGCACCTATGCTTCCGATTACCGCCTGGTCTTTTCGGGAACCGTCATTTCATTCCTGCCGATCATTCTTCTCTTCATCCTGATGCAGCGCCGCTTCACCGAGGGGCTGACGCAGGGAGCAATCAAGGGCTGA